The genomic region CGACGGTCAATCTGGTCAGCGTCGCGGTGCCCGCGAACGTCGTCGGCAACACCGTCGACCAGGCGATGACCGGCACCGGCCGGCTCACCAGCGACCTGGACGGCTTCGTGTTCTGCAGCGCCGGACAGGTCTATATCAGCGCGTTTTTCCGCTTGCCCACCACCGCGAATCAGAGTGCGACGCTGCGCGCGACTTCGCCCACCACGCTGACCAGCGCCGGCGGCGACACCATCCCGATCAGCCAGATCAGCTGGACCAGCAGCGGCATCGGCGACACCGGCGCGCAGCCGATCCCCGCAGGGACCTTCACCGGCGGTACGCAGACGCTGGCGACGCTGCTGCGCAACACCTGGAACGAGAGCTGCCACACCTTCCGCTACGGCAACGATGCGATCATCGCCGCCGGTACCTACAACGCGCGCGTCACCTACACCTTGGCCACGCCATGATCCGCAGCGTGCTGTTGCTGCTCATCGCAGCGCTGTGGACATCCACGATCGCCGCGCAGTCCTTTCCGGTCGACGACAGCGCCAGCCACGTGCTGGAGGCCGGCCCGGTCAAGATGCGCTGGAATACGCTGGTGCCGCAGCCGGGACAGGCGTCGACCATGACCGGCCAGGTCGTGGTGCTGGTGCGGCTGGACGTCTCGCCCTGGCGCGGACGCCGCGCGCGCATCTACCAGACCCTGCCGTCGCAGCCGATCGGTCCGGTGGACGTGCGCTGGACCGCCAACGGACCACTGTTGCCCGGCGCGCTGCGCGGCGGCGACCGCGCACTCGTGTATGCCGGACCGATCCAGGCCGATCGGCTGGAAGACACCTTCCGCATGACCATCCAGGCCGACGGCAACCGCGTGCTCCGCCCGCAGGATCTGACGTTCGCGTTCGAGATCGAATTGGAGTCGCCGTGATCACATCCGCCCGCCTGCGCTGCATATTCGCGCTGATCGTCGTCGCGTTCGCGTCCTCGGCGCAGCCCACACCCGCAGCGGCGCAGGAATTCGCCGTGGTGGTGACGCCGCCGCGCTTCGAAGACCGCGCGAAAGCCGGTGCGATCTACCGCAATATCATCGAAATCAGCAACACCTCGCCGAAAGCCTCTCGCTACACCGTGCAGACCGCCGATTGGACCCTGGATGCGCAGGGCGGACCGGTGTTTTCGCAGGCGCTGTCCAACGACAGCTGCCGGCCGTGGGTCGGCATCGAAGCCGGCGAGATCACCGTGAAAGGCAACGGCAAGCGCCGCTATCGCTTCGAAGTCGCGGTGCCGGCCGGTACGCCGCGCGGCGAATGCCGGTTCGCGATCATGATCGAAGGCGAACCGCAGCCGCCGCGCGGCGATGTGCCGCTGCCGGTCAGCGGACGCATCGGCGTGATCGTCTATCTGGCGATCGGCGATGCCGCGCCGCGACTGGAGGTGCTCGAAACCCGCAGCGCCAGCATGCAGGGACAGACGCTGCCGGTGCTGCGCGTGCGCAATGTCGGCGACATGCACGGCCGCCTGGAAGGCTATCTGGCGGCCGTCGACGCCAAGGGCACGCGGATCGTGCTGGTGCCCGACAACAGCCCGATCCTGGTCGGCACGACCCGCGACATTCCGCTCTATCCGCAGGCCGAGGAGGACAGCGCGCAGATGCCTGCGATCGTCTATCCGCTGCGGATCAAGGGCCGGCTCGATTCAGGCAACCAGCGGCTGGATATCGAGACCACCCTGAGCCGATGACCAGGACGCAGGGAAGACCAGCGGCTCGCCGACTTGCGCCAGGACTGCTGGCGCTCGAGGTCGCGCTCGCGCTGATGTCGGCGCAGAGTTTCGCCGCTGGATCTTCCGGCGCGGATCCGAACGGCGGCGCGGTCGAAGACGCCGGCTTCGATGCGAACTACGACCCGAACTACGATCCGTTCACCGAACTCGGCGCGCCGCCGACGGGCGTCGTCGACACCGCAACGCCCTACCGCGACCGGATCATCCTGCCGGAAAGGCTCGCGCCCTTGCCCGTGGATGGGGACGAGCAGAACACATCGGGCGCACCGCGCGCCGTGCATGTCGAACTGATCGCGCACCGCAGCCGTTTCGCGGGCGAACGCAGCGTCGAGCTCGGCGCGGGATTCGGCGGTTTCTGGGATACCGACGCGCTGGGCACGCTCTCTGCGGAGGCGCTGGTGTTCCGCAGCGATCGCGCGCGCGACGGTGGCGAGCGTTGGCGCGGCAGCGCCACGCTGTGGCAGCGCGGCCTGGCCATGCCCGGAGGCTGGGCGGTGAACAACGGGCTCGGCGTGTTGAATACGCCGATGCCGGCAGTGTTGCGCGATCAATACCGCTTCTTCCTGCCGAGCGTGCCGATGCTCGGCGCCAGCAGCGAATGGCAGCAGCGCACGCGCGGGCTGCAGCTGCAGGCCGCCGTCGGTCGCGGCGGCTCGTACAACGGCACGCGACTGAGCGGCTTCGAGACCGGCGACGGCTCGGTGGCGACCATCGGTGCGCAGTGGGCGTGGTCGGCGCGGTGGACCGGCGCGGCATCGCTGCTGGTGACCGATGGCCGCATCGTTCCCGACGACCAGGGCTTGCCCGCTTTCCAGAACACCGCCACGCGCGCGCTGCTGTTCGGCAACCGCTGGCAGGGCGCGCGCGACAGCGTCGCCGTGCATCTGCAGACCAGCGATACCGATGGCGCGCAGGCCTCCGGCGCGTGGGTCGATGCGCGCGCCGATCGCGGTCGCTTCACCCATCGCTATGGCGCGTTCCATCTCGAACCGGAGCTGGCGTGGGGCGCGTGGCCGATCAACAACGATGTCCGTGGCGGCTACTACCGTCTGGATTTCAACCGTGCGCGCTGGAGCTGGAATGCCGGCATCGATCGCATCGATTCGATTTCCGGCAGCGGCTTCGACGGCTGGTACGGCAACAGTTTCCTTCGCTATCAGGCAAGCGCGCGACTGGGCTACGGCGGCGGACTGTCCGCGCGCGACAGCCGCAGCGGCAGCGCCGAAGACAGCGCGCAGGCGCTGCAGTTGTTTCTCGACGCGCAATCGCGCTGGGGCCAGACCCGGCTGCAGTACGACCGCACGCACGACCAACACGATGCCGACAGCTGGCAGGCGCTGGTCGATCATGCGCTGCGGATGCGCGAAGGTTCACGACTGTCGCTGTCGGCAGGCATCGGCGAATTGGCCAACGGCCAGTCGCGTACCAGCCGCACGCTGTCGCTCGCGGCCTATGGCGGCTTCGATCTGACCGACGATGTTTCGCTCGACGGCACGGTCCGCTGGAGCCGCAGTCAGGACGAAGATGCGTCGCAGGGTCTCGATCTGAATCTGGGCTGGCGCTGGCGGCTTGCATCGCGCTGGACCCTGCTCGGCAATCTCAGCGAGAGTCGCGGCGCGCGGCGCTCGCCGTTCGCGCTCGATCCATTGACCAACCAGCCGGTGTTCGGAACGCTGCCGCACGACCGCTCGATCCATGTCAGCCTGCGTTACGACTACAGCGCGGGTCGCGCGCGACAAGTGCTGGGCGGCCCGCCCGATGCAGCGACGGGACGCATCGCAGGCAGCGTATTTCTCGACGACAACAACGACGGCGTGCGCGCCGCCTCCGAGCAGCCGGTCGCGAACATCGGCATCGTGCTCGACGACCGCTACAGCGTGCGTACCGACGATCAGGGCCGGTTCGTGTTCGAGCGGGTCGCGGTCGGCACGCACTCGCTCGAGGCCGTCGCGGACAACCTGCCGCTGCCGTGGTCGATCGACGAGGAGCGCGGGCGCCGGAGTCTGCAGGTCGATGTGCGCGGCGACACGATCGTCGATATCGGCGCCGTGCGTCCGCGTTGATGCGGCGCTGCACTGTTTGCCTCCTCCCCTTGCGCGCAGCGCAGGAGAAGGTCGGGAGGGGGTGTTTTTTTCGCTGCAAACAACCCTTTCCTCAACCCTCCCCCTTCGCGATGCGAAAGGGAGGGAGGAGGGAGCATTTCCACTTGAATCGGGAACGCGCTAAATCTTCGATCGCGACATCGACAGCACGCCTGCGACCACCAGCAGCGTCCCGGCGATCTGCCAGGGGCCCATCGGCTCATGCAGGATCAAGAGACTCAACACGATCGTGGACACCGGGCCGATCATGCCGATCTGCGATGCCGGCCCGGAGCCGATGCGTCGCACGCCGATCATCGTCGCCAGCACCGGCAACACCGTGCACACCGTGCCGTTCAACAGCGACAGCCCGTAGACCGCGCCGGGCAACGCGGGCAAACCCGAAGGTTCGAGCAGCAGATACTGGCCGATGCACAGCACGCTCGCGACGGTGCTGGCATACGCGGTCAACCGCACCGCGCCGACCCGCGCGACGATCTCGCCGCTGCCGTAGAGATAGACCGCATACGACACCGCGCTGCCGAGCACCAGCAGGCCGCCGCGAATCACATCGTCCCCAGCGATGCCCAGATCGTGACCGAACGCCAGCAGCACGCCGGCATAGCTGATCGCGAGTGCGACCAGCTGACGCCGCGTGGGCCGCCGATGCGCGAGCAGTGCGCCCAGCAGCAGCACGAACG from Lysobacter sp. harbors:
- a CDS encoding DMT family transporter translates to MTAPEAVTDEGGGIVAGTSDPTSVAAAVPLRLDLVGVLLVAFGAVAFSGKAIIVKLGFRLGADAITLLALRMAVALPFFLLIGVWAARRAPALARGDRWRIVALGVCGYYLASLLDFLGLAHISATLERVILYLTPTFVLLLGALLAHRRPTRRQLVALAISYAGVLLAFGHDLGIAGDDVIRGGLLVLGSAVSYAVYLYGSGEIVARVGAVRLTAYASTVASVLCIGQYLLLEPSGLPALPGAVYGLSLLNGTVCTVLPVLATMIGVRRIGSGPASQIGMIGPVSTIVLSLLILHEPMGPWQIAGTLLVVAGVLSMSRSKI
- a CDS encoding carboxypeptidase regulatory-like domain-containing protein; translation: MTRTQGRPAARRLAPGLLALEVALALMSAQSFAAGSSGADPNGGAVEDAGFDANYDPNYDPFTELGAPPTGVVDTATPYRDRIILPERLAPLPVDGDEQNTSGAPRAVHVELIAHRSRFAGERSVELGAGFGGFWDTDALGTLSAEALVFRSDRARDGGERWRGSATLWQRGLAMPGGWAVNNGLGVLNTPMPAVLRDQYRFFLPSVPMLGASSEWQQRTRGLQLQAAVGRGGSYNGTRLSGFETGDGSVATIGAQWAWSARWTGAASLLVTDGRIVPDDQGLPAFQNTATRALLFGNRWQGARDSVAVHLQTSDTDGAQASGAWVDARADRGRFTHRYGAFHLEPELAWGAWPINNDVRGGYYRLDFNRARWSWNAGIDRIDSISGSGFDGWYGNSFLRYQASARLGYGGGLSARDSRSGSAEDSAQALQLFLDAQSRWGQTRLQYDRTHDQHDADSWQALVDHALRMREGSRLSLSAGIGELANGQSRTSRTLSLAAYGGFDLTDDVSLDGTVRWSRSQDEDASQGLDLNLGWRWRLASRWTLLGNLSESRGARRSPFALDPLTNQPVFGTLPHDRSIHVSLRYDYSAGRARQVLGGPPDAATGRIAGSVFLDDNNDGVRAASEQPVANIGIVLDDRYSVRTDDQGRFVFERVAVGTHSLEAVADNLPLPWSIDEERGRRSLQVDVRGDTIVDIGAVRPR